A stretch of DNA from Noviherbaspirillum sedimenti:
CCGGACTAAAAGTTTCTTCGCGGAAGATTGCCATGTCCGGCGTGGCATCGGCCAGGATGGTCGGCGCATAGAAATTACCGCCCAGCGCATGACGCTTGCCGCCGACGACGATCCGGCCGCCCTTTTGCACCGCATCGGCAACGTGTTCCTCGGCCTTGCCGACGGCATTGGCGTCGATCAGCGGGCCAATCACGGTGCCGGCTTCCAGGCCATGGCCGACCTTCAGGGCGCAAACCGCCGCGGCAAAGCGCTCGACGAACGCGTCATATACGCCCTCCTGCACCAGGATGCGGTTGGCGCACACGCAAGTCTGGCCGGCATTGCGATACTTGGCGATCATCGCGCCCTTGACTGCGGCATCGAGGTCGGCATCGTCAAAGACGATGAAAGGCGCATTGCCGCCGAGTTCCATCGAGGTCTTTTTGACGGTCGCCGCGCATTGCTGAATGAGCAGCTTGCCGATCTCGGTCGAGCCAGTAAAGGTCAATTTTCGTACGGTCGGATTTGCCGTCAGTTCGCTGCCGATTTCCGTGGCCGAGCCGGTCACGCAGGACAGCACGCCGCGCGGGATACCCGCACGTTCGGCAAGCACGCACAAGGCCAGTGCCGAAAACGGCGTCTGGCTGGCCGGCTTGACCACCATGGTGCAGCCGGCCGCCAGCGCGGGCGCCGCCTTGCGGGTGATCATCGCCGCCGGGAAGTTCCATGGCGTGATCGCCGCGCACACGCCGACCGGCTGCTTGATGACGACAATACGGCGGTCCGACGTCGGCGCCGGAATGGTGTCGCCATACACGCGCTTGGCTTCCTCGGCGAACCATTCCACATACGAGGCGGCGTAGGCGATTTCGCCACGGCTCTCGGCCAGCGGCTTGCCTTGCTCGGTGGTCATGATGACCGCGAGGTCTTCCTGGTTCGCCAGCAGCAGGTCGAACCATTTACGCAGGATCGCCGCGCGTTCCTTGCCGCTCTTGGTTTGCCAGGCTGGCATCGCAGCGGCAGCCGCATCGATGGCGCGACGGGTTTCTGCGCGCCCCATTTTCGGCACGCTGCCGATAGCAGCGCCGTTCGCCGGATTTTCAACAACGATGGTTGCGCCCTGGTCGGCATCGACCCAGGCGCCATCGATATAGCATTGTTGCCGCAGCAATGTCGGGTCTTGCAGGCGAATGCCGGAGAAATCAGCTTGATTCATATTCATGCCTCGGAGTATCAGGATATGGGTAATTGCAGTGAAAATTATGCGCCTGCCGCGCCAGGATGCGGCAGGCGCAGACCATCAGCTGGCTGTCAGGGTTTCCTTGAGCTTGAAACGGATGATCTTGCCCGAGCCGGTACGCGGAATTTCATCGACCACATGCACCGCATGCGGCAACTTGTACGACGACAGGCGTTCGCGGCAATGCGTGATCAGCTCCGCCTCGACCAGCGTGGCACCCGGGCGCGGCACCACGAACACCACCGGCACTTCGCCCAGGTGCTGGTGCGGCGCGCCGACCACCGCGCAGTCCAGCACCGCCGGGAAGGCGCAGCAGGCTTCCTCGACTTCCGATGGTGCAATGTTCTGTCCGCCGCGGATAATGACTTCCTTCAGGCGGCCGGTGATCGTCAGGAAACCGTTGCTGTCGCTTTTGGCCAGGTCGCCGGTGTAGTACCAGCCATTGCGTACCGCGCTGGCGGTTTCTTCCGGCTTGCGGTGGTAGCCTTGCATCAGGTTGGGACCGCGCACAATCAGCTCGCCTTCCGCGCCTGGCGCAACATCAAGTCCGCTGACCGGATCGATGATGCGGGTCGACAAGCCCGGCACCGGCAAGCCGCAGGAACCCATCACCCGGCTGCCGCTGCGCCAATTGAGCGTGACCATGGTCGAGGTTTCGGTGATGCCGTAGCCATCGAGCAGCATGACGCCGAAACGCCGTTCGAATTCCTGGTTGACCGGCGCCGGCATGATGGCGCCAGCCGACAGGCACAGGCGCAGGCCGGGGAATTGCACATCCGGCTCGGCGCGCGCCGCTTCCAGCAGATAATGAAACACGGTTGGCACACCGGGGAATAGCGTCACGCGGCCGGATTTGAGCTGCGCCATCACTTCCGTTGTGGAGAATTTTTCCAGGATATATTCGCTGGCGCCGACTGCCACGATACTAAGCACCGTCAGGTTGAGCGCATAGGAATGGAACAGCGGCAGTGTCGACAGCACATGGTCGTTTTCATTCAACCCGGCGATCGGCGCCCAACATGCCGCCGTCACCCACAGCATGCTGCGCTGGGAAAGCAATACACCCTTGGCGCGGCCGGTGGTGCCGGAGGTGTAGACGATAAAGGACGGCTCGTCGATTGCATCGAGGTCGCGCGGCAGCGAGCGCGCCACGTTTGCGCGCAGATCGGCATAGCGCAGCCCGGCCGCCGAGTCGCTCGCGGCGCCGCGGTCGGTCAGAATTACTGTCCGCAGATTGGGGTATTCTGCCTGCAGCTTCGCCATCACATCGGCGCGCTCGTTGCTGGTGATGATTGCCTTGCAGTTCGCGTCCTCGATTCGGTAGGCGACTTCATGCGCTGTCGCATCGTAGCTGATCGGCACGCTGACAGCGCCGGCGCGGACGATGCCCAGGCAGCTTTCGACCCACTCCACCGAATTCGGCAGGAAGATCGCCACGCAGTCGCCAGGCTCGATGCCGGCATCCTGCAGATGGCCGGCGAGGTTGGCGGTGGCATGCTCCAGTTCGGCGTAATTCACCGACGTCTTGCTGTCCTGAAAGGCAAGCTTGTCGGGCTTCGATTGTGCATGGCGTCGCAGCAGCGTGCCAAGCGGTGCAATCAGTTCGGTATGTATCATGATGTTGTCTCCTCTTGCTCTTCTGCTTTGGGGCGGATCAAACCATGCAAAAGCCGCCGTTGATACTCAACACCTGGCCGGTGATCCAGGAGGCGCCGTCGGAGGCCAGGAAGGCCACGGTCGGCGCGATGTCAGCCGGCTTGCCGATGCGGCGCAGCGGATACTGCTTGACGATCTTGTCGCGGTTGGCAGCCAGGAAATCCGCATCGGAGTGGGCGGTCTCGATCAGGCCCAGTGAAATGGCGTTGGCAGTAACATTGGCGCGGCCGAGTTCGCGCGCCAGCGATTTCATCAGGGCGATGCCGCCGGCGCGCGCAGCCGCGGCAATCGCCAGGTTGCTCTCGCCGATGCGCGAGGAATCGCCAGCCAGGGTGATGATGCGGCCGCCGTTCTGCTTGATCATGTGCGGCGCCACCGCGTGGCAGGTATGGATGGTGCCATACAGGCAAACATCGATCTGCTTGGCCCATTGTTCCGGGGTGGTATTGACGAAACGCTCGTTGATGACGACGCCGGCATTGTTGACGAGGATGTCTACGCTGCCAAAATCCTTGACGATGGCGTCGACCATGGCTGTGACTTCTTCATACTTACCGACGTTGGCGCGGTAGGCGCGGGCGTTTCCGCCAAGTTTCTTGATCTCGGCCACCACCGCTTCAGCTTCGGTTGCCGAGCTGTTGTAGTTGACCGCGACGGTAGCGCCTTCGGCCGCCAGCGCCAGGGAAATTTCACGACCGACATCGCGTCCGGCGCCGGTTACCAGGGCAATCTTGCCATTCAGTTTTGCGTTCATTTACATCTCCTTGGTGTTAAGTTTCTGTTTCTGGATTAATTGGAAAAGTCGTTCCGGCGTTACCGGCAATTCAAAAATTTCGATGCCCAGCGGCGTCAGCGCATCCGAGACGGCATTGGCGATCGCCGCAGGCGCACCGATGGTGCCGCCTTCGCCCATGCCGCGAAATCCGCCAATGGTGTCCGGCAGGGCCGATTCGACATGCACCACGCGGGTCGCCGGCACTTCCGGCGCCGAGGGTGCGACGTAATCGACCAGGCTGGCAGTCAGGATCTGGCCGCGCTCGTCGTACACAATTTCTTCGAACAGCGCGGCGCCAATGCCCTGAGCCACCGCGCCATGCGCCTGGCCATCGACGATCAGCGGATTGATCATGCGCCCGCAATCCTCTGCCACCAGGTAATCGGTGACGTGGATCATGTAGGTTTCCGGATCGATCTCGACCATCGCGATATGCGTGGAGGAACTGGTTGTCCCCCACACAGGGTCGTAGGATTTGGTTTCTTCCAGCACTTCGATCACATCCTTCGGCACCCGCCCCATCTGCGAATACACCGCATCGGCGATCTCGGCGATGGTGAGGCTCTTGCCGTTATCGGCTGCGGTCGCCACGCCTTCGCTGATGCTGATATGGGGGGCATGGCTACCCATCAGGTGGGCGGCGATCCGCTCCAGCTTTTCGCGCAGCGCGCGCGCCGCCAGGGTGCCGGCGCCGCCGGCCAGCACCGCGCTGCGGCTGGCGTAGGTGCCGGTGCTGTGCGATACCGCAGCGGTGTCGCCATGGATTACCGTAATCTCCTCGAAGCGCGCACCGAGTTCGTCGGCCACTACCTGCGCCAGCGTCGTTTCCAGCCCCTGGCCGTGCGAGGCGATGCCGAACGAGGCGGTGATCGAACCGCTGGGGTCGATTTTCAGGTTGCAGATCTCGGTGCCGGTATTGATCGGCATGCCGGGCGAAGCCGAGATCCGCGAGCCGATGCCGGACAACTCGGCATACGAAGAAATGCCGATGCCAACCCAGCGCCCTGCCGCGCGCGCCTCTTCCTGTTTCTGGCGCAAGGTATCGTAATCGACCGCTTCGCAACCGCTCTCCAGGCATTCGATGAAGCCGGAACGGTCCCAGACGATGCCGGGCGCGGTCTTGTACGGAAATTCTTCCGGCTTGATGAGGTTGCGCAGGCGAATTTCTTTCGTATCCAAGCCAAGCTTGTGCGCCGCCATGTCCACCAGGCGCTCCATGACGAAGGTGGAAGTCGGCCGGCCGACGCCGCGATACGGGCCAGTTGGGGACTTCGACGTCGCCACGCCGCGCACCTTGCCGTGGTAGACCGGCACGCGGTATGGGCCGGGCATGAAGCTGATCACCTGCACCGGCTCCAGGCCGGCGGTCCAGGGATAGATCGAGTAGGCGCCGACATCGCCAATGACGTTGGCGCGCAGGCCGAGGATTGCGCCCTGCTCATCCACGGCCAGTTCGGCATAGACGGTTTCATCGAACGCCTGGCTGGTCGCAGCCAGGTCTTCCATGCGGTCGCCGGTCCACTTCACCGGGCGGCCGAGGTGGCGCGCCAGCGCGCACACCAGGATTTCTTCGGGATACAGCGAGCCCTTGCCGCCGAAACTGCCGCCGACGTCAGGCGCAACCACCCGCAGGCGGCTGCCGGGTATGCCGAGAATATCCACCAGCGCGTCGCGCACGATGCCCGGGCTGCCGGTCGAGGAATGCAGCAGCAGCGAGCGCCGGCCCTGGTCGTATTCGGCCAGGTAGGTGCGGTTTTCCATGGCCAGCGGCGTCTTGCGGTGGAAGCGGAAGCGCGCACCGACCTTGATCGGCGCCTGCGCCATGACTTCATCGATGTCGCCGCGACGGAATTCGCGCTTGACCAGGATATTGGTGCCGGCTTCCTCGTGCAGCAGCGGCGCATCCGGCTCGGCTGCGGCTTCCGGATCGACCACGTTGGGCAGCAGCTCATAGTCGATCTGGATGTAATCCATTGCATCCTCGGCGATGTAGCGGCTCTCGGCGACTACCGCCACCACCGGCTCGCCGACGTAGCGCACCTTGCCGCGCGCCAGCGGGTAAATCGCGGTGGGGTGGTAATCCGGCATCTTGGAGGTGGCATAGATCGGCTTGACCATGCTGTCCATGTGCTCGGCGGTAAAGATCGCGACGACCCCAGGCAACTCCAGCGCCGCCGCGTAATCGATGCCAACGATGCGGGCATGCGACTGGTCGCTGCGGCGAAAGGCGATGTGCAGCAGGTTGGCCACCTGCTTGTCATCGGTATAGCAGCCGTGCCCGGTCAACAGGCGCGGATCTTCCGAGCGCTTGACTGACTTGCCGACCAGTTTCGACTTGCTTGCGGTTTCCATGTCTCGTATGTTCTGTATTGTTCGTTGTGGTGCGGCCGTCCAGGCGGTCCGTATCGTCAAGCCAGCACGACTAGTCGTAAAACTCTGCGCCCTTTTTCAGGGTTTGCCACTGCGCGTCGTCGTGGCCGAACAGCACCGTGGCGCCGCCTGCTTCGATGCGGCGAATTTCCGCCATCGATTTGCTCGACTGCTCGGCATCCCAGGTATTGCGCGGATTGATGTCGCGCTCCAGGTTGTCGCGCATTGCTACCGCGTCCGACGCCAGCAGGAAGGCACCGGACTTGTCGAGCGACACCAGGGCCGAGGTCATGCCGGCGGTGTGTCCCGGCACCGGCACCAGCACCACGCGGCCGTCGTTGAACAGGTCGCGCTCGCCGTCGATGGTTTCCATCGGCATGGGCTGCCGCCAGTCCACCGGCAGGAAGCCGAACTTTTCGGCATCCTCGCGGCGGGCCGCTTCC
This window harbors:
- the gabD gene encoding NADP-dependent succinate-semialdehyde dehydrogenase; its protein translation is MNQADFSGIRLQDPTLLRQQCYIDGAWVDADQGATIVVENPANGAAIGSVPKMGRAETRRAIDAAAAAMPAWQTKSGKERAAILRKWFDLLLANQEDLAVIMTTEQGKPLAESRGEIAYAASYVEWFAEEAKRVYGDTIPAPTSDRRIVVIKQPVGVCAAITPWNFPAAMITRKAAPALAAGCTMVVKPASQTPFSALALCVLAERAGIPRGVLSCVTGSATEIGSELTANPTVRKLTFTGSTEIGKLLIQQCAATVKKTSMELGGNAPFIVFDDADLDAAVKGAMIAKYRNAGQTCVCANRILVQEGVYDAFVERFAAAVCALKVGHGLEAGTVIGPLIDANAVGKAEEHVADAVQKGGRIVVGGKRHALGGNFYAPTILADATPDMAIFREETFSPVAPIFRFKTEEEAIRMANDTEFGLASYFYGRDIGRVWRVAEALEYGMVGINEGLISTELAPFGGIKESGNGREGSKYGIQDYLEIKYLCMGGI
- a CDS encoding class I adenylate-forming enzyme family protein gives rise to the protein MIHTELIAPLGTLLRRHAQSKPDKLAFQDSKTSVNYAELEHATANLAGHLQDAGIEPGDCVAIFLPNSVEWVESCLGIVRAGAVSVPISYDATAHEVAYRIEDANCKAIITSNERADVMAKLQAEYPNLRTVILTDRGAASDSAAGLRYADLRANVARSLPRDLDAIDEPSFIVYTSGTTGRAKGVLLSQRSMLWVTAACWAPIAGLNENDHVLSTLPLFHSYALNLTVLSIVAVGASEYILEKFSTTEVMAQLKSGRVTLFPGVPTVFHYLLEAARAEPDVQFPGLRLCLSAGAIMPAPVNQEFERRFGVMLLDGYGITETSTMVTLNWRSGSRVMGSCGLPVPGLSTRIIDPVSGLDVAPGAEGELIVRGPNLMQGYHRKPEETASAVRNGWYYTGDLAKSDSNGFLTITGRLKEVIIRGGQNIAPSEVEEACCAFPAVLDCAVVGAPHQHLGEVPVVFVVPRPGATLVEAELITHCRERLSSYKLPHAVHVVDEIPRTGSGKIIRFKLKETLTAS
- a CDS encoding SDR family NAD(P)-dependent oxidoreductase; the protein is MNAKLNGKIALVTGAGRDVGREISLALAAEGATVAVNYNSSATEAEAVVAEIKKLGGNARAYRANVGKYEEVTAMVDAIVKDFGSVDILVNNAGVVINERFVNTTPEQWAKQIDVCLYGTIHTCHAVAPHMIKQNGGRIITLAGDSSRIGESNLAIAAAARAGGIALMKSLARELGRANVTANAISLGLIETAHSDADFLAANRDKIVKQYPLRRIGKPADIAPTVAFLASDGASWITGQVLSINGGFCMV
- a CDS encoding xanthine dehydrogenase family protein molybdopterin-binding subunit, which codes for METASKSKLVGKSVKRSEDPRLLTGHGCYTDDKQVANLLHIAFRRSDQSHARIVGIDYAAALELPGVVAIFTAEHMDSMVKPIYATSKMPDYHPTAIYPLARGKVRYVGEPVVAVVAESRYIAEDAMDYIQIDYELLPNVVDPEAAAEPDAPLLHEEAGTNILVKREFRRGDIDEVMAQAPIKVGARFRFHRKTPLAMENRTYLAEYDQGRRSLLLHSSTGSPGIVRDALVDILGIPGSRLRVVAPDVGGSFGGKGSLYPEEILVCALARHLGRPVKWTGDRMEDLAATSQAFDETVYAELAVDEQGAILGLRANVIGDVGAYSIYPWTAGLEPVQVISFMPGPYRVPVYHGKVRGVATSKSPTGPYRGVGRPTSTFVMERLVDMAAHKLGLDTKEIRLRNLIKPEEFPYKTAPGIVWDRSGFIECLESGCEAVDYDTLRQKQEEARAAGRWVGIGISSYAELSGIGSRISASPGMPINTGTEICNLKIDPSGSITASFGIASHGQGLETTLAQVVADELGARFEEITVIHGDTAAVSHSTGTYASRSAVLAGGAGTLAARALREKLERIAAHLMGSHAPHISISEGVATAADNGKSLTIAEIADAVYSQMGRVPKDVIEVLEETKSYDPVWGTTSSSTHIAMVEIDPETYMIHVTDYLVAEDCGRMINPLIVDGQAHGAVAQGIGAALFEEIVYDERGQILTASLVDYVAPSAPEVPATRVVHVESALPDTIGGFRGMGEGGTIGAPAAIANAVSDALTPLGIEIFELPVTPERLFQLIQKQKLNTKEM
- a CDS encoding N-acyl homoserine lactonase family protein; translated protein: MKMHVLSGGRLRMKKSVYVPEADRAELVELPVSCYLLRHPQGNVLFDTGCHPSTAHDAEGRWGAMARAMAPISGAQDNVVDQLASIGFTPDDIDVVVNSHFHSDHCGCNEFFRKATVICHARELEAARREDAEKFGFLPVDWRQPMPMETIDGERDLFNDGRVVLVPVPGHTAGMTSALVSLDKSGAFLLASDAVAMRDNLERDINPRNTWDAEQSSKSMAEIRRIEAGGATVLFGHDDAQWQTLKKGAEFYD